The Haliaeetus albicilla chromosome 23, bHalAlb1.1, whole genome shotgun sequence nucleotide sequence AAACGAGAACAATATAAAGTGATTTGCACATTGAATGGTGAAGGTAACTCAAGATATGCAACCCCACTGACTGAGTCTGCTACACCCAGGCAGTCAACATCAATTGCCCCACAGATGTAACAGCTCAGCCGTTTAGAAGGCCAGGTGAACCCTCTGTGGATAACCAGTAGAAGTTAAGTATAAAACTGAAACATCTGGAGATGACTCTGTAAACCATGCAGCCACTTCTCCATCCTATTCAGGCTCCAAACACTTGCAGATACTACCAACTCACTGTGGAAAACCTGGAGGCTGTTCAAAAGCCAAGCTACTCCAAAGcaagctttctgcttttctgttcgAAATATTGATAAATAGGGTCTGCAAGCCTCTTCCTCCCAAACCAGCATTGTGGTACAGGGTCTGAAGCAAAGCTTTCCACCTGACTTTCTGCAGCACTGTTGACTGTCACTCATTTATCAGTTCAGTCCTGGAACTTCCCTACCTTGCCCAGGAGAATGAGGCCTAGAAGAAAACGGCCATTTCAAAACAAACCTCTTTCAACCATCAGCAAAGGAGGAAGTTACAAAAGATAACAATTAACTCAGTTGTGTTTAAGCGTGGTGCAATTTAACTATGGCATCTCAGCTTGCTGAGGAGTCACAGAACTAGTATTAATTTGGAGAGCCCTCGTGCTTCTGGATGAAGCCGAAATACCTGCTGAGGTATCTTCCCCACCTAATGATTAAACCAGCTCACCTGCAACTTAGCTTGAATTGTTTAATAATGTTGCTGATTTTCTCAAATCTGTGGACATCCCGCTGTTCTTTGCACTGATAGTGAGAAATGACCTGGaaggcagaaagagagaaagagtgCAGAGTTAGCAATTTATTTCAGCACAGGTTTCTCAGACTGGACAGCAATCGTGGGAAACAGGTGGTGACCAGCACCCTTTGCCTTTTGCAGATTGAATCTTGGCAACTATTTGCAACAATACTTGTGGTGCTTTCATGGTAAAACAAGACTCAGCAATACAATCACCAGGAAGCCTTTCACAAGCGCAGATACAAGTATGTAAGATATGCAAGAGACCTCCATTTGAGGTGTGAATACTCCAACTTAGCAGGAATTTAAACCTtgattcaaagaaaaagaaagtgcaaggagaggaaaaaaaaatgcaagaccATCACTTCAGGTAGGGGAAACAGACACCTGACAAAGGCTGAAACAGCTTTTCCCTCCTAAGCCTATTGTGCTGCAGATTCTCAAGGACTGAACCTGAGAAATTTCCCATTCTGCAACAGGTAGGATGCACAAGCACTGCTCTCAAAGCCAAAGCAAGCCATTCCTCCCTAAGAAAAGCGGAACAAAGGCAGCTGGTTTCCTAGGGAGTTCTTTCTCCACCAGTTCACGGAGTCAGACCAAGACTGCGCTAAGCTGCCTGCATTCAGATCAgttcccctcctcttcctcccacacaGTGATCCAGCAGCAACATGTAGACCTTAGTGCCTGGCTGCAAAGATTCAAAGGACCAAAAGTTTTTAGAAATCCTTGCAGTGTGATCCACAGCTATTTCTCCCTGACCATTTTCACAAGGCCGGCAGCCTACAGACCTTTACTCCTCAGCCAAGTTAGCTAACGGACCAAGAACTGCATTTACTGCATAAGGGGAATGGCACACAATCAATCAGTTGCATCACCTTTGCTCTCACAGCAAACCAAAAAGgagtgttttaaaaacacttacGCTGTGTGCTTTAAGTTCTTAAGAATCATGAAACCAACTGCTACTGGAAATGTCAGATGCCCTTGCGCAAGGATGTTAAACCCTTTTCTACCTATGGAATCACATTTAACAGGCTTGCGAGAAcgaaggttttgggtttttttttttccccttgagcACCTTAAAACAATCATGTACGTCCTACTTTTTAAACCTGCCCAATTATTCACACAAGTACAGGTTTAGCCAGATTCAAGGATTGCATTCATACCAAAGCCTTCATTGTATGCAAGTCCATTCCTTAACTTTCCAGATAGGTTTTTCTGTTACTGTGATTTGAATACAATTTCAGAGTAAGATTTCACTTCAGGAGAAAAGAGTCCTGAGGGGAAgtttaaatatatgaaaaaagtGAGAAGAAAGAGTCTTGTAAAAATTCACCATTACGCTGAAAATAAGCATAGAATTTTTGCAGCAAAAGTTattctttttcagtaaaaagtACTTATAACAAAAGTACTGTTACATACCACCAAGGTGGAACTATTTGTTATCTACAAAAGGTCAAAAAGCAGAACTTGCAAAAAATGGCGGGTGTTTACTTCTGATAGtttaaaaagtgagaaaagtAACAGTTCCTTTTCCACATTCCCTCCATCATTTCAAAATCAGACATTTGGCCATCAGGGAAAACACTcaaaaaaattcaaacccaTTCCTTCAGGTCAGCAAGGATTTTGGTGCAAAGTCTGAAGAGACCAAGCCAGAAACCAAGAGTATGGATGGACAAGCAGCAATGGTTGTTTTAACCAACACATTTTACCTTGCAGAGACAACTGATTGGAAGCAGTTACCGTGTAGCCGGTAACTTTGAAAGCCATTGCAATCCAATTGCTTGTGATCCTCTATCCATACTCCGGGTTTGTAGAGCATCAGAcgaaaaaaataaaagcagaaatcaagACCAGTTAAAATGCCAGGCCAGGAGGAACTGAAAAGGCTAATTTCAAGCTAAAGAAGGTTCTTGCCCTGTGCAGAAAGGAATTCTCAAAAATGTCCCACAGTCAACAACAGAATGGGGATATGAAACCCCCTCACAGCCTGGAAGAGGGAAATAACCATCAAGCCCTCAGCTAAACTGCTAGAAGTGGAAATTTTGGGAAGGTCCCGTGAGCCATGGAGTCACGTCAGCTACTTTCAATATCACAAGGCCTGGATCAATGCATTCTGCCATCTGGCGCTGGCACCTCTCTTTGGGCTACTGCCACAACAGCACTTTCCATTAAAGGAACTCCATCCTAGGCTGGGCAGAGGAACCCGAAGGGCAGAACTGCTGTATTCACCAGGAAAGTGGCTCTCTCAAACAGAAGCACTTCATCTGCCTCGATGATCTGAGCAAAGTTCCTCAGGTTCATTTCCAGCTGCTGGACATTGGGGATCAGCTGATAGACTATACTGGACCATGCCTGTCAATGAAGAAAGACACAACACAAGGGCTGCATTAGCATTCCTCTGCCTCATCCCTTTGTTAAGCAATGTGCTCAAAAACAGATTATTTGCACTTCTGGGTGTTGATAGCCTAGGCAAGACTGAGAAGCTTCTCCCACCTCTGTGTCCAGGTATCTCTACTACAGTGGAGACTACCAGTGGTACCCCAGACCTGAGTCATCTTCACTACGTCAAGTTCTTCTCCACATCAGTCACAGAGAAACTAGAATACTATTAAACAGGCTTCAATCATCCTCATTTTAAGCTTGCAATGCTTCCGTCTACTGCTCCCAGATAAACTTGCTCAAgttttcagaggtttttttaatcttgagcAAGGTCAACATGCAGATGGATACTTGGCAGCTCATCACTGATCCAAACAGAAAGCTCTAATCTAACCCAATGAGTCAGGAACAAGCCCAGAAGGGACTGGGGATGCCATAATAGGCGTCTGTCCTCATTCAGACTCAGGTCCTCCACGCTCAGCTTTACCTCACTGCCTACATACTGACCCAGGTTCGCGTCAGTGCCTGACCGCATGCTCCATCCCAGGAGGCAGGGGGTATCCTACTTACCAAGTACCTGATATTTACCAAACACTCTGACCATCCCACTTGCCAAATGCAAAGTTAAAAGCCCAAGCCAAGGGCACAAGCTCTGAAGAGCTCCAGCAGGGCTGTGTCTAGAACAGCACAGGTCTGCCGCTGTATAACCTGCTCAAATAAAGTAACCAGCGTAACTGATGAACATCAGGGATGCCTGCAGGAGGACAGGGTACACCACTGCTTGGGAAGGCTGATTTCTAGAGGGAGCTGGGTACATGCTTTATGAAGAGTGATGTCTGGCATACGGTACTGTACCAGCCTCAGCCAAATGCATCATACAGTGAAGGCAGGGGAATTTGCTGCAGCTTGGGATGGATTTGCTAGGATGGTGAAATCTGCCATGCAAAGTCCCACCAAAGTCAAGAGAAAGAGCCAAATGGTCCTCACCTTCAGACAAGCAACCCAGCCACTCCACTACCACCACTGCTTATTAGCATTAGCTAACAATTATAACAATCATTTGCTCTCAGTGTAGCCCAGGTACCACTCACTACTCCCACACCTGGAAGACCTCTGACACTGCAGTCAAGactgacagcaaaaaaaaaaaaacccacaaaacccccccccaaaaccctcccctcccaaaagcaaagcaaattccCAGGATGGTAAATGCACGTGTTTTaacagtgctgcagagaaacaCAGGAAACAAGTCCATGGATAAACATGACTAAAAGATGCAGCAGCTCTTTCTAAAGTAGCCAGGCAAAGTGTTTAAGCAGTATTAAGATACTGACACCAGGACTCCAACATGTGGAGgggttttactttttctaattaaaaccagGATGCTCAGATGCCGTTTACAACAGCTAACCTCCAGAAGTAGTTGCTGCAGAACTAAAAAGGACCAGTCACCAATCAACCAGTAGCAACTAACCACTTGGCTTCCTCATGCTCTTGTTTTCAAGCAGGAGGGGGAAAGCCAGATACGGAGAGGAAGCTGTACAAACCTTGTAAAGTGTTTCATCCCAGATGGAAgttctaaaacaaacacattcCAAGGGACGGGAAAGGCGCTTCAAGTCTTCCTCACGCTCTTTAAAaatctgggaaataaaaaaaaatgattagCAGTTGAGTGTAAATATTTCTGCCTTTGGTGTGGTTGCTGTATTGCATTTACAGCATGCATTTCAAACAAACCTCAAGTACCTACAGCActggagaaaacagcagcacagcacgctggccaggacagctggcaGAAATCCCTTCCACTGGGGCAGCAGGGACAAGCAGATCCTGGCTGTCTCACAATAGATCTGACTGGGACTCAAAGCTGAAATAACTATGGGTGTTGCGGAGTGGGAATGGAAGCAGACACGCACGAGTGTCTCTGAGGACCTACATTCTGACAAGTCCCTGGTCACCAGCAAAAATCTCCATCACTGAGAACAGGATAGGAAGCCAGCACTCGAGGTTCATCAATATGAGCAGCTCTGAGGCATGTACTTACAGTCTTCTCTTCTCACACCACACTCTGCCCTTAGAATTTATGGTTACAAAAAAAAGTGGGCAGGGGGAACAGCAAAGACCAGACAGCCTTGTGCCAGGCTCCTACATAACTGCTAAAGAAGCAGCAGGACAGCCAGCCACATGCCTCTGCAGGGGAAGACACGATGACCACCTTCACCTCAGATTACTGTTTTTAGGACCATGACAGAACATTAACCGATCCCCATGAAATGCTGTGTAGGCCAACACTTACCATTTGGGTCCTGAGATACCAAAGGCTTCAGTAAGATTTATAGAGACAGTGATTTGGCCCAGTATTTGCGTGTTCTTCTGAGCAGCAGTTACCTCAAAACAGATCTCGATGGGTGTGCAGTGATACCCATTGAAAGCGTGCCTGAAGTAAGGCCCCTCTTCTGTCTACCCCTCAACCTCAGGGCCTCATTAGACCCTGCACAACTACGTAGAACCAGCATTTGTCCACTAGTCCCAAAACAAATCTGGACAGGACTGCATCAAGAAGACTTTAGACTCATCCTTCAGCCTGGAGGGAAGGCAGATGGAAGTGAGGAAAAGCTCCTTGAACCAACCCTATGAACAAACTTTGAGCTATTTCTGCACTGAGCTGGAGGGCAGAACTAAAACTGGAAGAGGAGGATCACCACTCTCAGACAAGTGTGAGTGATCTGAAGCCAACCTGCTACGTGGAAGAACTCTGTCTATGCAGGGAGGTCAGGGTGTGGTTTCAGCCGCAGGACCTCGCATGGCCTCCTTTACAGCTGCCCAGGCACATACTCACCAGGAATCAGAAGAGAGTTTAATAAGACTTCTTACTTCAGACAAAAGCCAACAGCCTAAAGGGGCCTCCAAACTTGCTGCAAGCCAGGGAGTGGCCAAGCAGCCAGGGATGTGCTTGTCTAACCCACAAAGCTAATTCTTCTTTTGGTATCAGGAGTTGGTTGCTTTTCAGTCCAAGCTGAAAAAGCAAGGTTGGTAGGAACTCAACATCTTCCAATCTCCCTGCAACCTTTCAAAAGCcctgaaaagaacagaaaacaccaAACATCTCTGAAAGGTTGATCCCCAGCCTTTGCAGGATGCCTCTTGGGACAGAGGAGTGCTTAAGAGGTGATCTCTGGGCAGGCAAGCCAAACTGACAGAATCAACTGATAGAAACCACCTTCTAGTTAACTGGCAAAgtttcaactctttttttttttttttggtggttatGCTTTAGAACAGACCCTATGCTGGACTGAAAGCAACAGCTAAAGAGAAACCAACCATCACTGTCACCACCATCATCCACAAAGGCACCCACGTGATGACCTGTGAGTTTAAGAGTGCTGGATTTCTTTCAGTTCTACCTTCCTTTCAGTTCTACCTCCCTTCTGGAGCCAAGGTCTGGTGAAAGCACTAGAATCAGTGCTATAAAAGAAAAGGCTTAGAGTATTTGTCACTAAAAAACATTGGTGCTGCTCTCCACTAGATTATATGCAAGAGATAGCAATGACATACAAtttagaaaaggcagaaaaagcttAGAGGGCTTTGACAATCCTTAATATCTGAGAAACCCTTCTAGGAACAGTACTGATGGGGCTGTATTCGAAGTATGAAACAGTAACACATTAGCACAGTCAAAAGATGCTCTATTTGAAGGCATTTCTATGGCAACTATCAGCTTCTCACCAAATCACGCTGATCCTCCTGCACCAAGTCCATCTTGTGCACTAGACAGAAGATCTTTGCATCAGGAGAGTTCTGAAGAATTGCCTCCAAGCATGACTGGTAGTAGTGCATGTCCTTCTCCAGTTCACGGCTCTCTACATCAAAGACATAGATGAGGACTTCTACGTTGCGGAAGATGTTGTCCCGCTGACTGGTGAAGTAGTTCTCCATAAAGGTGTCCTGTCTGAGAAGGAGCAAAGCAACAAAGCAAGGAGACTCCCATCAGAGCAACCAGGTCTTGCTTAGCATTGTCAGGGAAGTTGCTACGTGTAAAGTACCTCCTGCTAGAAAAGCAAGGTTTGCATTTTGAGCTATGGACCCTATCACAGGAGTCCAGACAAGAACTCCATGGGTGGCAATATTCCCCATGACGTATGGGTCCCTAAGCATTTCCAACCAAGCCAAGTTGGATGCCCCTGAAGAGCATCTGCTCACCAGTCTCACAGGAAGCTGAAGCTTCCCTCACATCACAGCTGGCTGCTCAGTGTCCTCTGCAAACAGAGCTACATTGCTTCTGGACCCAGACTGGCTTTTAGAAAGTTACATATAAAAAAGCCAGGGTATCAGAAGCTAAAACATAACTAAAACCATCAGTATAGCCTGCTGTTACAGGATTTGAATCTCCTTTAACTTTTTTTGAATGTGGCTCAGACAACACATGAGGACATGAGAGCTGATGAAGCTTAGCAAAGTTGGATAGCTCTGCTGAGGCTCTGTCAGTGGGAGAGCATTCTTCAAAAAGCTGCTTCCAGGAGCCACAGGATCACTGTCAACCTTCAGCATCGCTTCTCAGCACACATCCCATTTGGATCAAGCTGGTGACGAGCAATTCTGAAACCCATGTTACCTCCCACCACCTCAGGAGAAAGTCCAGGTGAAGGGCTCAGCCTTTTTGccagcagaagaaaggaggCAGCAAGGGAAGGGTAGACCTCCAGACTGCGCCTTTTATGCAGGGGTAACTCAAGAGACAGCATAATCATGCCAACCTCTTCCACCCGCCTCCACACACAAGCCTAAGATGTGGCATCCATTCTTTCCGGAGCTGTCTCGCCAGTCTTACAGTGCACGCATGAAGCTTGTTCTA carries:
- the LOC104311923 gene encoding ras-related GTP-binding protein A isoform X1; amino-acid sequence: MPSTAMKKKVLLMGKSGSGKTSMRSIIFANYIARDTRRLGATIDVEHSHVRFLGNLVLNLWDCGGQDTFMENYFTSQRDNIFRNVEVLIYVFDVESRELEKDMHYYQSCLEAILQNSPDAKIFCLVHKMDLVQEDQRDLIFKEREEDLKRLSRPLECVCFRTSIWDETLYKAWSSIVYQLIPNVQQLEMNLRNFAQIIEADEVLLFERATFLVISHYQCKEQRDVHRFEKISNIIKQFKLSCSKLAASFQSMEVRNSNFAAFIDIFTSNTYVMVVMSDPSIPSAATLINIRNARKHFEKLERVDGPKHSLLMR
- the LOC104311923 gene encoding ras-related GTP-binding protein A isoform X2, translating into MPSTAMKKKVLLMGKSGSGKTSMRSIIFANYIARDTRRLGATIDVEHSHVRFLGNLVLNLWDCGGQDTFMENYFTSQRDNIFRNVEVLIYVFDVESRELEKDMHYYQSCLEAILQNSPDAKIFCLVHKMDLVQEDQRDLIFKEREEDLKRLSRPLECVCFRTSIWDETLYKVISHYQCKEQRDVHRFEKISNIIKQFKLSCSKLAASFQSMEVRNSNFAAFIDIFTSNTYVMVVMSDPSIPSAATLINIRNARKHFEKLERVDGPKHSLLMR